The DNA region TCCACCGAAGTCGATCTGCCGATGTCGCGCCAGGACATTGCCGATTATCTCGGTCTGACGATCGAGACCGTGTCGCGCACCCTGACGCAGCTCGAAAATTCCGCCGCCATCGCCGTGCCGACGTCGCGCCGCATCGTGCTGCGCAACCGCGCCGCGCTGAGCCGTCTGAACGCTTGAACGGGTTTCAACCTCTCTAAGCCGAACGTCGTTCTCCCCGACCTACTGTTCGGCCAGACTGCCCCGGCACCTTCGGTGTCCGGGGCTTTTTTTTGGGAGGAATCCGCTCAGCTCCAGTTGGCCTTGGCCTTGAGCGCGGCGACCGACTGGGCCGCATCGGCGAGAAGCTTGCTGTGATCGAGCGCGGTGAATTGCCGGTTGCGGTGAAGGATGCGGCCGTCCACCACGACGAGATCGATGTCGGAGGGGCGCGCCAGCTGCACCAGCGCATCGTAAGGATCGCCGATCGCGCCCATGTGCGGCGCCGTCGTGCGCACGAGAATGAGGTCGGCCCGCTTTCCGGGAGAGAGTGAGCCGATGGTGGCCTGCAGGCCGAGGTCGCGCGCTCCGTCGATGGTCGCCATTTCGACGAGCTTCTTTGTCGGCAGTTTGAACTTGCCGCCCGTGCGATGCTTGTTGATGGTCTGCAACATGCGCATGCAGGCGAAGCAATCGCAGGGCTCGGCGGTGACGTTGTCGATCGACATCGACACCAGCACGCCAGCTTGCATCATTTCGGGGAACTGCATCTGCCCGGTACGGCCGGCCTCGCCGAGCGGCGAGGTCGAATAGTGCACACCGTGCTTCGCCAGCACGTCCCAATCCGCGGCATTGGTGTTGAGCGGATGCACGAGCTGCACGTCCGGACCGAGCAGATTCGCGTCTTTCAGGAGTTGGATCGATGCGCTGCCGCTGGTGTGCAACGTAACGGGCAGGCCTAATTCCCGCGCTTTGCCCCATTCGGCCTTTGCCATCTCGGCGTTGATCGCGCCGCGCGACGTGTTGTTGCCGTCGATGTTGCGCGAGTTCACGCCCAGCGTCAGCAACGGGTCGTCGCCGATTGCGCGCTTCAGGCGCGCGATGTCGGCGAAGTCCATCATCTGTGTGCTCGGCATGCCCTGCGCGGGTCCGTATGAGAACCGGCCGCGCAGGCCGCTGTCCCGCATCGCCTTGACCTCGGCGTCGGCATGCGCCGGGCTGCGGACGTTATGCGCCCAGTTGTGCGAGGTGGTGACGCCGGCGCTGAGCGCTTCCGCGAGGCCAAGCCGCACGGCGCGATAGCTGTCCTCCGGCGTGTAGTGGACGCCGAGCGCGAGAGTGACCGGAAAATAGGTCTTCTTCGGATCGTCGGCGCGCATGACCGGCCGCAGCAGCGTGGTCCAGTGATGCCAGTGTGTGTCGACGAAGCCGGGCATGCAGATCATGTCCCTGCCGTCGATCGCGGTGGCGCCGTCCGCCGGCAGGCGCGGGCCGACCGCGACGATGGCGCCGTCGCGCACGTGCACATCGCCGCTTTCGAAATCGCCGATGGCCGGATCCATCGACAGCACGTGCGCGCCGCGGATAACGAAGGCGCCGCGCGCCGGCAGCGTGGCCTGAGCCGCGGCGGCCGGAGCGGGTTGCGCGCCCGCCCGCGGCGGCATCAGCGTCGCAGCAGCGAGCGTCGTCGCGCCGGCAAGCATGATGCGCCGGTCGATCTGCATCTTGGTCATCGCGTTTCTTCCCCGAATTGTCTGCATCGCTGCAGCTCTGATTTTTTTTGAATCTAACGCCGATCGCGACGCGGCGGCAAATTGGCAATGGATGGTTCGCGCCCACACGGCCCATTTTGCATCTCGCGAAAAACCGCCCGGGGCGGAGCGATCGGCGCATGCCTTGAAATGCGGGCGATCGGCCGGCCGGGAAAACAAACCGCCGGGCCGTCAACCGATTGACCTGCATCAACATACCAGGCGGCCGGGCGTGGTCAGCTTCATGTGTCCCTAAGGAGGCGTGCCATGAAAGCTGTCGATGTGATGACCCGTAATGTCGTTTCGGTGAAGCCGGACGCGACAGTCCTGCAGGCGGCGCGGGTGATGCTGCAGCAGCACATCAGCGGTCTGCCGGTGATCGATGCCGAGGGCCGGTTGGTCGGTATTCTGTCGGAGGGCGACTTTCTGCGCCGCCGCGAGACGGCGACCGAGCGCCGCCGCTCACGCTGGCTCGAGTTCCTGATGGGCCCCGGCAAGATTGCTTCCGAGTACACCCAGAGCCACGGCAATAAGGTCGCCGAGGTGATGACCGAGAATGTCGTGACCGTGCCCGAGGATGCGGCGCTTGAGACGATCGTCGAGCTGATGGAGCGTCACCGCATCAAGCGCGTGCCGGTCGTGCACGGCAAGGAGGTCGTGGGCATCGTTACGCGTTCGAACCTCATGCATGCGATGGTCAGTCTCGCGCGCACGACGCCGGGCGCCGAACAGGGCGACGCGGCGATCCGAGAACACATTCTGGCTGAGATGAAGAAAGAGCAGTGGGCGCCGATCGCGACGACGAATGTCGTCGTGCACGACGGCATCGTCGAATTGTGGGGCGTTATCGTCGACGAGCGTCAGCGCGATGCGTTGAGAGTATGCGCCGAGAACACCGCAGGCGTGAAGGCGGTGAAGGACCACCTGGTCTGGGTCGAGCCGACCTCCGGCATGATCATCGAGGCGCAGGATCAGGAGCCGGTGATAAAGCACTAGCGATCATCATTGCGAGGCGTCTCTGGACAGGGAGCGCCTCGCTTTGCTTTTCCGCCGCCATTCAGGCGCATAGGTTTCTCAACACATTCTGCCGCTGAGCCACGGGTAGCGCGCTGCG from Pseudolabrys taiwanensis includes:
- a CDS encoding amidohydrolase family protein, with amino-acid sequence MTKMQIDRRIMLAGATTLAAATLMPPRAGAQPAPAAAAQATLPARGAFVIRGAHVLSMDPAIGDFESGDVHVRDGAIVAVGPRLPADGATAIDGRDMICMPGFVDTHWHHWTTLLRPVMRADDPKKTYFPVTLALGVHYTPEDSYRAVRLGLAEALSAGVTTSHNWAHNVRSPAHADAEVKAMRDSGLRGRFSYGPAQGMPSTQMMDFADIARLKRAIGDDPLLTLGVNSRNIDGNNTSRGAINAEMAKAEWGKARELGLPVTLHTSGSASIQLLKDANLLGPDVQLVHPLNTNAADWDVLAKHGVHYSTSPLGEAGRTGQMQFPEMMQAGVLVSMSIDNVTAEPCDCFACMRMLQTINKHRTGGKFKLPTKKLVEMATIDGARDLGLQATIGSLSPGKRADLILVRTTAPHMGAIGDPYDALVQLARPSDIDLVVVDGRILHRNRQFTALDHSKLLADAAQSVAALKAKANWS
- a CDS encoding CBS domain-containing protein encodes the protein MKAVDVMTRNVVSVKPDATVLQAARVMLQQHISGLPVIDAEGRLVGILSEGDFLRRRETATERRRSRWLEFLMGPGKIASEYTQSHGNKVAEVMTENVVTVPEDAALETIVELMERHRIKRVPVVHGKEVVGIVTRSNLMHAMVSLARTTPGAEQGDAAIREHILAEMKKEQWAPIATTNVVVHDGIVELWGVIVDERQRDALRVCAENTAGVKAVKDHLVWVEPTSGMIIEAQDQEPVIKH